The genomic DNA CGCTGGACCTGACTCGCGGTGAGGCGGGGACGCATGGCGATGAAAATAGCCGTGCCTCCGAGGCGGCTGCCGCGGCCAAGGTAATGGGGTTAGCCTACCGACACAATCTCCAGATAGAAGACGCCGCCGTCGAATACAACCAGCCGAACAAACTCAAGATTGCCGAGGCTATCCGCGCCACGCGGCCCGAACTGGTCATTCTGCCGCATTGGGAACAGCGCCATCCGGACCACAACGCTTGCAGCCGTCTCGGCTACGATGCCTGCTTCCTGGCGGGCTTGAAGAAGCTGAAAATCGACGGCGAGCCGTTCCGTCCGCGAAAAATCATCTACGTCTCATATTTCCGTAATACCGACTACTCGTTCCTTGTCGATATCACCGATGAATTCGAGCAGAAATGCGAGGCGGTGGCCGCCTACCAGTCGCAGTTCGGCAGTGGCACATCGTTCAAGGATATCCTTAAAGGGACGACTAACCTGTACGATCTCATCTCCACCGGCGGCAGGAACATTTTCTCGCCAGGTATCAACATCTACGATCTCATGCACACCCGCGCGCATCAATTGGGGCAATTGGCTGGTGTCCGTTACGCCGAGGCCTACACGATCAAAGAGCGCATCCTGATTGACGACCCCCAGACGATGCCGGTGGCGTCTGTCTGATCGCATGCAGCGGTTTCCCGTGGCCAAAAACCTCTCTTCAAGTCATTGCGAGGCGCTTCGCCGAAGCAATCTCGATATGAGGCCAGGGGTCCATTTCCGAGATTGACTTTATGAAAAGGCCGACGTCTACAGTACCTTACGGGTAACTCAAACCAACCGTAAGGAGAGGAGACGCGGCCATGAGTAATGTCTATGTTGGCGTTGATTTGCACAAGCAGAGTTT from Candidatus Zixiibacteriota bacterium includes the following:
- the bshB1 gene encoding bacillithiol biosynthesis deacetylase BshB1; the encoded protein is MADAPKLDVLSIAAHPDDTEITCGGLLIKMVKRGRAVGALDLTRGEAGTHGDENSRASEAAAAAKVMGLAYRHNLQIEDAAVEYNQPNKLKIAEAIRATRPELVILPHWEQRHPDHNACSRLGYDACFLAGLKKLKIDGEPFRPRKIIYVSYFRNTDYSFLVDITDEFEQKCEAVAAYQSQFGSGTSFKDILKGTTNLYDLISTGGRNIFSPGINIYDLMHTRAHQLGQLAGVRYAEAYTIKERILIDDPQTMPVASV